From the genome of Mycobacterium kansasii ATCC 12478:
GCCCGGTATTCCGGAGTCTTGCTTCGTCGTGGTGCCCTCGGTGAACAGCTGCTCGACGAATTCGGGTGCCACACCGTCGCCACTGTCGGCCACCGTGAGATGCAATGTCGAATCTTCTTGCAGCAGCTCGATTTCCACTTCCCGGGGAGCGTTTCGGCTCACCCGGGCGGCGTCGATCGCATTGTCCAGCAGGTTGCCCACCACGGTGGTGACGTCGACGGGCAACTCGAGCCGGCCGGTAATCCAGGTGTTCTCGCCGATGCCCAGCGTGACTCCGGCCTCGCGGGCGGCCGCGGCCTTGGCCGCCAGGAACGCCTGCAGGTGCGTGTCCCGGATGGCGTCGATGCCCGGTACCGCGGACGCCAGTGGACCCGACCCGAGTAGCTCCTCCAGATACTGCAAGCCCTCATCGAGGTGGCCGGTGTGCAACAGCCCGTTCAGCAGGTGCAGGCGATTGGCGAACTCATGGCGTTGCGCGCGCAGCGCAGTGCTCATCACCTGCACCGCATCGAGTTGGCGGGTCAGCGACTCGACATCGGTCCGGTCCCGCACCACCAATACCGTTCCCAGCTCGCGGCCGTCGCGGGATACCTTTCGCGCCGAGACCACGACGATGCGTTGGCCGACCGTGGCCAGCGTGGGAGCGGCCTCGGCCGCGGTGAACACGTCGAGAACGCGTGGGGTCAGCCCGATCTGGTCGATGCGGCGGCCCACGTCGTTAGCGATCTCGAGCAATCGGCACGCTTCGTCGTTGACGAAGGTGATGCTTCCGGTTTCGTCGGCCGCCAGGACACCCTCGCCGATACCGTGCAGCACGGCCGCCTGGGTGCGGACCAGCTCGGCCATCTCGGCCGGCCGCAGCCCCAGGGTCAGCCCGCGCCAGCGCCTGGCCAAAGCTACCGAGCCGGCCACACCGATCAGCAGCGCCGCGCCGCCCAACGGGGCCAGCACCCGCAGATTCTTGGAGAACTGCTCGTCGAACGCCTTGGTGGAGATGCCCACGCTGACCATGCCCAGCACCCGATTTGAACCGGGTTCCACCACAGGCACTTTCGCGACGATCGACCGCCCAAGGGTGCCGGATTGGTGGATTACCTGTTCGTGTCCGGCCAGCGCCTCGGCGGGATCGGTGCTGACCCGGCCGCCCAACTCGTCACGACGCGGGTGCGCAAGCCGGATGCCCTGGTTGTTGGCGATGACCACGAACTGCACATGGGTACGTTGCTCGACTCGTGAGGCAACGCTTTGCAGTGGTCCGGTCGCCAGCTCGTCGATCAATGCGGGGCTCGGGGCCAACGGGTTCTGGTCGTAGCGCGAGATGTTGGTGAGCACCGTGGGGGACGACGCCACCACACGAGCGATGTCCAACGCGTGAACACCGTACTGAAGGTCTAGGCGGTGCCGATTGAACTGGGCGAACAACGCGAATGCGACGACCAACGTCAGCGTCACGAGCACCAGTTGCAGCAGCAGAACCCGGCTGGCGAGCCGCAAGTCGATACGACCCCGGTACGCCATGAGGGGACCTTACCGCGCCGATGAGCAGAATGCGCGAAAGTCTGCGGGTCTTGGCTTCCCGGACCGGATCGGGGTTGCCGGCGGCGCCGGGCGCTCAGCACGATGTAGCCGGCACCGGCTCGATGAAGATGAACACCGTTGCCTCGCAAACCAATTGGCTGCAAGAGCGGGGCCCGGCGGGCCGCTCAGCGACGAACCCTTGGAATCCGGCCGAGGCGCGCGCACCGCCGGCCGACCGATCGGATCCCGCAAGGCGCTAAGCCGCTTACTATCGCCGTCATGCCCGACTCAAAAATCCTGATCACCGGTGTCACCGGCCAGGTCGGCGCACCCGTCGCCCGGGCCCTGGCGGCCGACAACGAGGTCTGGGGCATCGCCCGCTTCGCCGACGCCGCCGCCCGTGCCGGCCTCGAGAAGGCCGGTGTCCGCTGCCAATCGGTCAACCTGGCCGCCGGCGACTTCACCGCGATCCCGTCCGACTTCGACTACGT
Proteins encoded in this window:
- a CDS encoding sensor histidine kinase, which produces MAYRGRIDLRLASRVLLLQLVLVTLTLVVAFALFAQFNRHRLDLQYGVHALDIARVVASSPTVLTNISRYDQNPLAPSPALIDELATGPLQSVASRVEQRTHVQFVVIANNQGIRLAHPRRDELGGRVSTDPAEALAGHEQVIHQSGTLGRSIVAKVPVVEPGSNRVLGMVSVGISTKAFDEQFSKNLRVLAPLGGAALLIGVAGSVALARRWRGLTLGLRPAEMAELVRTQAAVLHGIGEGVLAADETGSITFVNDEACRLLEIANDVGRRIDQIGLTPRVLDVFTAAEAAPTLATVGQRIVVVSARKVSRDGRELGTVLVVRDRTDVESLTRQLDAVQVMSTALRAQRHEFANRLHLLNGLLHTGHLDEGLQYLEELLGSGPLASAVPGIDAIRDTHLQAFLAAKAAAAREAGVTLGIGENTWITGRLELPVDVTTVVGNLLDNAIDAARVSRNAPREVEIELLQEDSTLHLTVADSGDGVAPEFVEQLFTEGTTTKQDSGIPGGRGIGLALSRQISRSLGGDLWLSSPGDPAAPLRGAEFIARLPGVLAEEGQWVAQT